In a single window of the Amycolatopsis sp. cg5 genome:
- a CDS encoding 2-keto-4-pentenoate hydratase — translation MNSEDRAAALLWEAWQAGNRLEALPEDVRPADAAQAMAVQDKLAELVGPHYGWKIAATTPLGQAHIGVDGPFPGRLFTRFRHDEGEPVPADSLTMAVAEAEFAFRMREDLVPGKEYGLDEVLDAVDSMFLALEMPDSRYFEYAKVGLVHLLADAACSSRFVVGRDVPGWRDVDLPSQEVVLRLDGAEFARGTGAQVLGDPRVALHWLVGDLHRYGHPLRAGDVVTTGTATKPCPTAPGAHVVADFGDLGKVEASFV, via the coding sequence ATGAACTCCGAAGATCGCGCGGCAGCGTTGCTGTGGGAGGCCTGGCAGGCGGGGAATCGGCTCGAGGCGCTGCCGGAGGACGTGCGCCCCGCCGACGCGGCGCAGGCGATGGCCGTGCAGGACAAGCTCGCCGAGCTCGTTGGGCCGCACTACGGCTGGAAGATCGCGGCGACGACGCCGCTGGGACAGGCGCACATCGGCGTCGACGGGCCGTTTCCCGGCCGGTTGTTCACCCGTTTCCGTCATGACGAGGGCGAGCCGGTGCCCGCGGACAGTCTCACCATGGCCGTCGCGGAGGCCGAGTTCGCCTTCCGCATGCGCGAGGATTTGGTGCCAGGCAAGGAATACGGCCTCGACGAGGTGCTCGACGCCGTCGACTCGATGTTCCTCGCGCTGGAGATGCCGGATTCGCGGTACTTCGAGTACGCGAAGGTCGGTCTGGTGCATTTGCTCGCCGACGCCGCGTGCAGCTCACGGTTCGTCGTCGGCCGGGACGTGCCGGGCTGGCGTGACGTCGACCTGCCGTCGCAAGAGGTCGTGTTGCGTTTGGACGGTGCGGAGTTCGCGCGTGGCACGGGCGCGCAGGTGCTCGGCGACCCGCGCGTCGCGCTGCACTGGCTGGTCGGCGACCTGCACCGCTACGGCCACCCGCTCCGCGCGGGCGACGTCGTCACGACGGGCACCGCGACCAAACCTTGCCCGACCGCGCCCGGCGCCCACGTCGTCGCCGACTTCGGGGACCTGGGCAAGGTCGAGGCAAGCTTCGTTTAG
- a CDS encoding flavin-containing monooxygenase encodes MASPSILIVGSGFGGIGTAIELQRAGFTDFTILEKAAEVGGVWRENTYPGAGCDIPSPLYSFSYEPNPDWPKRYSLQPDIHAYLKRVVGKYGLAKHIRFGTEVTSATFDEATNRWRIETSTGETHEADVFVPAVGQLSRPVRPDIPGQESFKGKSFHSARWDHDCDLENKKVAVIGTGASAIQFVPEIQPRVHTLNLFQRTAPYIMNKTDTRYRRWQRRLFKALPATQLMGRLRIWLLAEYATYAMTKHPLLAKGFELRTEQLRRRHIKDPVLRAKLTPHYDMGCKRILFTNDYLPAIARPNVHVETAKITEITETGIRTEDGVEHEADVIVYGTGFAATDFLGKLKVHGLGGRSLADSWAGGARAYLGIAVPGFPNLFCVYGPNTNLGAGSIIYMIERQARYIRQAVEHIARPDVSYVDVKTEVEERYDTEIQQRLARSVWTKCASWYRQDDGRVTTNWPGLVSEYDRRTRKIDLLDYHTTG; translated from the coding sequence ATGGCTTCTCCATCGATCCTGATCGTCGGCTCCGGCTTCGGCGGTATCGGCACCGCGATCGAGCTTCAGCGCGCCGGTTTCACGGACTTCACGATCCTCGAGAAGGCGGCCGAGGTCGGCGGCGTCTGGCGCGAGAACACCTACCCCGGCGCCGGCTGCGACATCCCCTCGCCGCTGTACTCGTTCTCGTACGAGCCGAACCCGGACTGGCCCAAGCGGTATTCGCTGCAGCCGGACATCCACGCGTACCTCAAGCGTGTCGTCGGCAAGTACGGGCTGGCGAAGCACATCCGGTTCGGCACCGAGGTCACCAGCGCCACCTTCGACGAGGCCACCAACCGCTGGCGGATCGAGACCAGCACCGGGGAAACGCACGAGGCGGACGTCTTCGTGCCCGCCGTCGGGCAGCTCTCGCGGCCGGTCCGGCCGGACATTCCCGGCCAGGAGTCGTTCAAGGGCAAGAGTTTCCACTCCGCGCGGTGGGATCACGACTGCGACCTCGAAAACAAGAAGGTCGCCGTCATCGGGACGGGCGCGAGCGCGATCCAGTTCGTGCCGGAGATCCAGCCGCGAGTGCACACGCTGAACCTGTTCCAGCGCACCGCCCCGTACATCATGAACAAGACCGACACCCGCTACCGCCGCTGGCAGCGGCGCCTGTTCAAGGCGCTGCCCGCCACCCAGCTCATGGGCAGGCTGCGCATCTGGTTGCTCGCCGAGTACGCCACCTACGCGATGACCAAGCATCCCTTGCTGGCCAAGGGTTTCGAGCTGCGCACCGAACAGCTGCGCCGCCGTCACATCAAGGACCCGGTGTTGCGCGCCAAGCTCACGCCGCACTACGACATGGGCTGCAAGCGGATCCTGTTCACCAACGACTACCTGCCCGCGATCGCGCGGCCCAACGTGCACGTCGAGACCGCGAAGATCACCGAGATCACCGAAACCGGCATCCGGACCGAGGACGGCGTCGAGCACGAAGCCGACGTGATCGTCTACGGGACCGGGTTCGCCGCGACCGACTTCCTCGGCAAGCTCAAGGTCCACGGGCTCGGCGGGCGCTCACTCGCGGACAGCTGGGCCGGCGGGGCGCGGGCGTACCTGGGGATCGCCGTGCCCGGGTTCCCGAACCTGTTCTGTGTGTACGGGCCGAACACCAACCTCGGCGCCGGGTCCATCATCTACATGATCGAACGGCAGGCCCGGTACATCCGGCAGGCCGTCGAGCACATCGCCAGGCCTGATGTGTCCTATGTGGACGTCAAGACCGAAGTCGAAGAACGCTACGACACGGAAATCCAGCAACGTCTGGCGCGCAGTGTCTGGACCAAGTGCGCCAGCTGGTACCGCCAGGACGACGGCCGCGTGACCACCAACTGGCCGGGCCTGGTCTCCGAATACGACCGCCGGACCAGGAAGATCGACCTGCTCGACTATCACACCACCGGGTGA
- a CDS encoding chitinase, translating into MKHALVALFSSLALCLGLTLALTGNASAANLLTNPGFEVGSLSGWSCTGGASLVSSPVHSGSGALTAAPAGQDKAQCSQTVAVKASTDYTLSAWVQGSYTYLGVTGTGTTDTSTWTPTTGSWTQLSLKFKTGSATASVTIYLHGWYGQPAYFADDVNLDGPGGTPTTTPTTPTTSSPTTSTSNPPTTTTTSNPPGDGTLPKHVLTGYWHNFDNGAKALKIADVPKSYNIIAVSFADATTTPGAVSFTLDPGLASKLGGYTDAQFKADIKTVQARGQKVIISVGGQNGTISVGDSNSATNFANSIKSLISAYGFDGVDIDLENGVNSTYMGQALRSIYNGGGKIITMAPQTIDMQSTGAEYFKLALNIKDILTIVNMQYYNSGAMLGCDQKVYSQGSIDFLTSLACIQLQGGLRADQVGLGLPASGSAAGGGYQSPSNVNAALNCLAKGTGCGGFKPSTTYPTIRGAMTWSINWDASNGYAFANSVSANLATLP; encoded by the coding sequence ATGAAACACGCGCTCGTAGCCTTGTTCTCCTCACTAGCGCTCTGCCTGGGGTTGACGCTGGCGCTCACCGGCAACGCCTCGGCGGCCAACCTGCTGACCAACCCCGGCTTCGAGGTCGGCTCGCTGAGCGGCTGGTCCTGCACCGGCGGCGCGAGCCTGGTGAGCAGCCCGGTGCACAGCGGATCGGGCGCGCTCACCGCGGCGCCCGCGGGCCAGGACAAGGCCCAGTGCTCCCAGACGGTCGCGGTCAAGGCGAGCACGGACTACACGCTCAGCGCCTGGGTGCAGGGCTCGTACACCTACCTCGGCGTCACCGGCACCGGCACGACCGACACCAGCACCTGGACGCCCACCACCGGCTCGTGGACGCAGCTCTCGCTGAAGTTCAAGACGGGCTCGGCGACCGCGAGCGTCACCATCTACCTGCACGGCTGGTACGGCCAGCCCGCGTACTTCGCGGACGACGTCAACCTCGACGGTCCCGGCGGCACCCCGACCACCACGCCGACCACGCCCACCACCTCGTCGCCCACCACTTCGACGAGCAACCCGCCGACGACGACCACGACCAGCAACCCGCCGGGTGACGGCACGCTCCCGAAGCACGTGCTCACCGGGTACTGGCACAACTTCGACAACGGCGCCAAGGCGTTGAAGATCGCCGACGTCCCGAAGTCCTACAACATCATCGCCGTGTCCTTCGCGGACGCGACCACGACGCCGGGCGCGGTCAGCTTCACCCTCGACCCCGGCTTGGCGAGCAAACTCGGCGGCTACACCGACGCCCAGTTCAAGGCCGACATCAAGACCGTGCAGGCCCGTGGCCAGAAGGTCATCATCTCGGTCGGCGGCCAGAACGGCACGATCAGCGTCGGCGACTCCAACTCGGCCACCAACTTCGCGAACAGCATCAAGTCGCTGATCTCGGCTTACGGCTTCGACGGCGTCGACATCGACCTCGAGAACGGCGTCAACAGCACCTACATGGGCCAGGCGCTGCGCAGCATCTACAACGGCGGCGGCAAGATCATCACGATGGCGCCGCAGACGATCGACATGCAGTCGACCGGCGCCGAGTACTTCAAGCTGGCGCTGAACATCAAGGACATCCTGACGATCGTCAACATGCAGTACTACAACAGCGGCGCGATGCTCGGCTGCGACCAGAAGGTGTACTCGCAGGGCTCGATCGACTTCCTGACCTCGCTGGCCTGCATCCAGCTCCAGGGCGGCCTGCGCGCCGACCAGGTCGGGCTCGGCCTGCCGGCTTCGGGTTCGGCCGCGGGCGGCGGTTACCAGTCGCCGTCGAACGTCAACGCGGCGCTGAACTGCCTGGCCAAGGGCACGGGCTGCGGTGGCTTCAAGCCGTCGACGACGTACCCGACGATCAGGGGCGCGATGACCTGGTCGATCAACTGGGACGCCTCGAACGGCTACGCGTTCGCCAACTCGGTGAGCGCGAACCTGGCCACGCTGCCTTGA
- a CDS encoding Tex family protein has product MRIRSVAVALQTVEQKIAEELGVREGQVKAAVDLLDGGSTVPFIARYRKEATGMLDDTQLRTLEERLRYLRELAERRVAVLESIRSQGKLDEALEAQIMAADTKSRLEDIYLPYKPKRRTKAMIAREAGLEPLADGLLGNPDTDPHAAAAVFVDADKGVADAQAALDGARSILVERFAEDADLIGELREKMWGQGRLASKVREGKAEEGAKFSDYFEFDEPFTKMPSHRILAMFRGEKEEVLDLTVEPEEPSEEPRVGPSDYETRIAHKFGIAAKGRPGDKWLTDTVRWAWRTKILVHLGIDLRMKLRQSAEDEAVRVFAANLRDLLLAAPAGTRATLGLDPGFRTGVKVAVVDDTGKVVDTGVIYPHVPANKWNESLATLAKMCATHKVDLIAIGNGTASRETDKLAGELIKKFPDLKLTKAVVSEAGASVYSASAFAAQELPGMDVSLRGAVSIARRLQDPLAELVKIDPKSIGVGQYQHDLSEVSLSRSLDAVVEDCVNAVGVDVNTASAPLLTRVSGITTGLAENIVSHRDQNGPFRSRLALKEVARLGPKAFEQCAGFLRIPDGDDPLDSSSVHPEAYPVVRRILTTTGKDIRALIGNTRELQSLKPQEFVDETFGLPTVTDILAELDKPGRDPRPAFKTAVFADGVEKISDLKPGMRLEGVVTNVAAFGAFIDVGVHQDGLAHVSALSKNFVKDPREVVKPGDIVKVKVLEVDIPRKRISLTLRLDDEPGQSQPQDRRSGGQGGGQRQGGQQRRGGQQQGRGGGNRDRAPQGGSLADALRKAGYGK; this is encoded by the coding sequence ATGCGGATCAGGAGCGTGGCAGTGGCTTTGCAGACGGTCGAGCAGAAGATCGCCGAGGAACTCGGTGTACGCGAGGGGCAGGTCAAGGCGGCCGTCGACCTCCTCGACGGCGGATCGACCGTGCCGTTCATCGCGCGGTACCGCAAGGAAGCCACCGGCATGCTGGACGACACCCAGCTCCGCACGCTGGAGGAGCGGCTCCGCTACCTGCGGGAACTCGCCGAGCGCCGGGTCGCGGTGCTCGAATCGATCCGCAGCCAGGGCAAGCTCGACGAGGCCCTCGAAGCGCAGATCATGGCCGCGGACACCAAGTCGCGACTGGAGGACATCTACCTGCCGTACAAGCCGAAGCGCCGCACCAAGGCGATGATCGCCCGCGAGGCCGGGCTCGAGCCGCTGGCCGACGGCCTGCTCGGCAACCCGGACACCGACCCGCACGCTGCCGCCGCGGTGTTCGTCGACGCCGACAAGGGCGTCGCGGACGCGCAGGCCGCGCTCGACGGCGCCCGCTCGATCCTGGTCGAGCGCTTCGCCGAAGACGCCGACCTGATCGGCGAGCTGCGCGAGAAGATGTGGGGCCAGGGCCGTCTCGCCTCGAAGGTCCGCGAGGGCAAGGCCGAAGAGGGCGCCAAGTTCTCCGACTACTTCGAGTTCGACGAGCCGTTCACCAAGATGCCGTCGCACCGGATCCTCGCGATGTTCCGCGGCGAGAAGGAAGAAGTGCTCGACCTGACCGTCGAGCCGGAGGAGCCCTCCGAGGAGCCCCGCGTCGGCCCGTCCGACTACGAGACCCGCATCGCGCACAAGTTCGGCATCGCCGCCAAGGGCCGCCCCGGCGACAAGTGGCTGACCGACACCGTCCGCTGGGCGTGGCGCACCAAGATCCTCGTGCACCTGGGCATCGACCTGCGGATGAAGCTGCGCCAGTCCGCCGAGGACGAGGCCGTGCGCGTGTTCGCCGCCAACCTGCGCGACCTGCTGCTCGCCGCGCCCGCGGGCACCCGCGCGACGCTGGGGCTCGACCCCGGCTTCCGCACCGGCGTCAAGGTCGCGGTCGTCGACGACACCGGCAAGGTGGTCGACACCGGGGTCATCTACCCGCACGTCCCGGCGAACAAGTGGAACGAATCGCTCGCCACGCTCGCGAAGATGTGCGCGACGCACAAGGTCGACCTGATCGCCATCGGCAACGGCACCGCCTCGCGCGAGACCGACAAGCTGGCCGGTGAGCTGATCAAGAAGTTCCCCGACCTCAAGCTGACCAAGGCGGTCGTGTCGGAGGCCGGCGCGTCGGTGTACTCGGCGTCGGCGTTCGCCGCGCAGGAGCTGCCCGGCATGGACGTCTCGCTGCGTGGCGCGGTCTCGATCGCGCGGCGCCTGCAGGACCCGCTGGCCGAGCTGGTGAAGATCGACCCGAAGTCGATCGGCGTCGGCCAGTACCAGCACGACCTGTCCGAGGTCTCGCTCTCGCGCTCGCTCGACGCGGTCGTCGAAGACTGTGTGAACGCGGTCGGCGTGGACGTCAACACGGCCTCCGCGCCGCTGCTGACCCGCGTTTCGGGCATCACGACCGGCCTGGCGGAGAACATCGTCAGCCACCGCGACCAGAACGGCCCGTTCCGCTCGCGGCTCGCGCTGAAGGAGGTCGCGCGGCTCGGCCCGAAGGCGTTCGAGCAGTGCGCCGGCTTCCTGCGCATCCCCGACGGCGACGACCCGCTCGACTCGTCCTCGGTGCACCCCGAGGCGTACCCGGTCGTCCGGCGGATCCTGACCACCACCGGCAAGGACATCCGCGCGCTGATCGGCAACACGCGTGAGCTGCAGTCGCTGAAGCCGCAGGAGTTCGTCGACGAGACGTTCGGTCTGCCGACGGTCACCGACATCCTGGCCGAGCTCGACAAGCCGGGCCGCGACCCGCGCCCGGCGTTCAAGACCGCGGTCTTCGCGGACGGCGTCGAGAAGATCTCGGACCTCAAGCCGGGCATGCGGCTCGAAGGTGTCGTCACGAACGTGGCCGCGTTCGGCGCGTTCATCGACGTCGGCGTGCACCAGGACGGCCTCGCGCACGTCTCGGCGCTGTCGAAGAACTTCGTGAAGGACCCGCGCGAGGTCGTCAAGCCCGGCGACATCGTGAAGGTCAAGGTCCTCGAGGTCGACATCCCCCGCAAGCGCATCTCGCTGACGCTGCGGCTCGACGACGAGCCCGGCCAGTCGCAGCCGCAGGACCGCCGCAGCGGCGGCCAAGGCGGCGGTCAGCGTCAGGGCGGCCAGCAGCGTCGCGGCGGCCAGCAGCAGGGCCGTGGCGGCGGCAACCGCGACCGCGCGCCCCAGGGCGGCTCACTCGCCGACGCACTCCGCAAGGCGGGCTACGGCAAGTAG
- a CDS encoding winged helix DNA-binding domain-containing protein — protein MTERLSRRALNRATLERQLLLRRAKMSALEAIEHLGGLQAQAPFPPYYALWARLQGFKQEELARLLLDREVVRIALMRGTVHLVTAADALAWRPLLQCIYDRDLERNTQHAANLRGLDHDQLAKTARDLLTERPHSTPELGAALATHWPDRAPASLNHAARGLLPLVQIPPRGIWGKSGQTTYATAEDWLGRPLDTQATPAQLILRYLAAFGPATVQDVQAWAGITRLGEIAATLDLRKYLDEDGRELLDLPHATVPDPDTPAPPRLLGPFDQTILSYADRTRIISDPYRKRMITQNGIVKGALLANGEVRGWWETKKSTIILTPFEKLTKRDLAALESAADRLIRWATPTAETHTVQVTPDS, from the coding sequence GTGACCGAGCGACTCAGCCGCCGCGCGCTCAACCGGGCGACGCTGGAGCGGCAGCTGCTCCTGCGCCGCGCCAAGATGAGCGCGCTCGAAGCCATCGAGCACCTCGGCGGCCTCCAAGCGCAGGCGCCCTTCCCTCCCTATTACGCGTTGTGGGCCCGGCTGCAGGGCTTCAAGCAGGAGGAGCTCGCGCGGCTGCTGCTGGACCGCGAGGTCGTCCGGATCGCGTTGATGCGCGGCACCGTCCACCTGGTCACCGCGGCCGACGCGCTCGCCTGGCGCCCGCTGCTCCAGTGCATCTACGACCGCGACCTCGAACGCAACACCCAGCACGCGGCCAACCTGCGGGGCCTCGACCACGACCAGCTCGCCAAAACCGCCCGCGACCTGCTCACCGAGCGCCCCCACTCCACCCCCGAGCTCGGCGCCGCACTCGCCACCCACTGGCCGGACCGGGCACCCGCCTCGCTCAACCACGCCGCCCGCGGCCTGCTCCCCCTGGTCCAGATCCCGCCAAGGGGCATCTGGGGCAAGTCCGGCCAGACCACCTACGCCACCGCCGAAGACTGGCTCGGCCGCCCGCTCGACACCCAGGCGACGCCCGCCCAGCTGATCCTGCGCTACCTGGCCGCCTTCGGCCCGGCCACCGTGCAGGACGTCCAAGCCTGGGCGGGCATAACCCGTCTCGGCGAGATCGCCGCCACCCTCGACCTGCGCAAGTACCTCGACGAGGACGGCCGCGAGCTACTCGACCTCCCGCACGCCACGGTCCCCGACCCCGACACCCCGGCGCCCCCACGCCTGCTCGGCCCGTTCGACCAGACGATCCTGTCCTACGCCGACCGCACCCGGATCATCAGCGACCCGTACCGCAAGCGCATGATCACCCAGAACGGCATCGTCAAAGGCGCACTGCTGGCCAACGGCGAGGTCAGGGGCTGGTGGGAGACCAAGAAGTCCACGATCATCCTCACCCCCTTCGAAAAGCTCACCAAGCGCGACCTGGCCGCCCTCGAATCGGCCGCCGACCGCCTCATCCGCTGGGCCACCCCCACCGCCGAAACCCACACCGTCCAAGTAACCCCCGACTCGTGA
- a CDS encoding epoxide hydrolase family protein, translated as MSEAIRPFRVDIPQSALDDLTDRLARTRWPDELPGVGWSYGIPASYLKELAEYWRTSYDWRAEEELLNRFPQFTTTIDGQNVHFLHVRSPDENAMPLVLTHGWPGSIVEFLDIIEPLTEPESGQAFHLVIPSIPGFGFSGPTTETGWDVPRIARAWAELMRRLGYERYAAQGGDWGSGISRELGAIAPENVIGVHINMLFSFGTPESDEEKAVLAKNERYTRELAGYMQLQSTRPQTHGFGLADSPVGQLAWIVERFKEWTDSADRPEDAVDRDRMLTNVMLYWLTNTAASSSRIYKEAVPTYGRPIHVKVPVGVATFAHDIAHPVRRMAEQTHNIVHWSEFERGGHFAAMEQPEALVEDMRKFFSQLT; from the coding sequence ATGAGCGAAGCGATCCGTCCCTTCCGCGTCGACATCCCCCAGTCCGCGCTCGACGACCTGACCGACCGGCTGGCCAGAACCCGCTGGCCGGACGAGCTGCCGGGCGTCGGGTGGAGCTACGGCATCCCGGCGAGCTACCTCAAGGAGCTCGCCGAGTACTGGCGCACGTCCTACGACTGGCGCGCCGAGGAGGAGCTGCTCAACCGCTTTCCCCAGTTCACCACCACGATCGACGGGCAGAACGTGCACTTCCTGCACGTCAGGTCGCCGGACGAGAACGCCATGCCGCTGGTGCTCACGCACGGCTGGCCCGGCTCGATCGTCGAGTTCCTCGACATCATCGAGCCGCTGACCGAGCCGGAGTCAGGGCAGGCGTTCCATCTGGTGATCCCGTCGATCCCCGGCTTCGGTTTCTCCGGCCCCACCACCGAAACCGGCTGGGACGTGCCCCGCATCGCGCGGGCGTGGGCGGAGCTGATGCGCCGCCTCGGCTACGAGCGCTACGCGGCGCAGGGCGGCGACTGGGGTTCCGGCATCTCCCGCGAGCTCGGCGCGATAGCCCCGGAGAACGTCATCGGCGTGCACATCAACATGCTCTTCAGCTTCGGCACGCCGGAGTCCGACGAGGAGAAGGCGGTGCTGGCGAAGAACGAGCGCTACACGCGCGAACTCGCCGGCTACATGCAGCTGCAGTCGACGCGGCCGCAAACGCACGGCTTCGGGCTGGCGGACTCGCCGGTCGGGCAGCTCGCGTGGATCGTCGAGCGGTTCAAGGAGTGGACGGACTCCGCGGACCGCCCGGAGGACGCCGTCGACCGCGATCGCATGCTCACCAACGTGATGCTCTATTGGCTGACCAACACCGCGGCGTCCTCGTCGCGCATCTACAAGGAGGCGGTGCCGACGTACGGGCGGCCGATCCACGTGAAGGTGCCAGTCGGCGTCGCCACCTTCGCGCACGACATCGCGCACCCGGTCCGGCGGATGGCGGAGCAGACGCACAACATCGTCCACTGGTCCGAGTTCGAGCGCGGCGGCCACTTCGCCGCGATGGAGCAGCCCGAGGCGCTCGTCGAGGACATGCGTAAGTTCTTCAGCCAGCTGACCTGA
- a CDS encoding AraC family transcriptional regulator → MGELAVPAVRDWDFPRSAASILLISQFAAERGMGPDEVLRGTALTPVRLLDPAVQVDARQELTVVRNVVARLGDDDTVALALGRRYHVTTFGIFGFACISSPTLRDAMAFALRYLDLSFTFCIPHIAIDGEKISLTLNDDRVPADVARFLSLRDLAAIHTVMRDLLPSVKLRTLLWRHGGPSAIESYVDVFGVEPGFGADATVATLDLAYLDHPLPQANAHTVAICAAQCRELVARKRERSGISQDVRERLIEVGGADAGMDLVARDLNLSARTLRRRLTEAGTSYRALVDEVRQALAEEMLGTGALSVEDVAIRLGYAEASSFIYAFKRWKGVTPAAYVRRGRPGR, encoded by the coding sequence ATGGGTGAACTCGCCGTGCCCGCGGTCCGCGACTGGGACTTCCCCCGCAGCGCGGCGAGCATCCTGCTGATCAGCCAGTTCGCCGCCGAGCGGGGGATGGGGCCGGACGAGGTGCTGCGGGGCACCGCGCTCACGCCCGTGCGGCTGCTCGACCCGGCGGTGCAGGTCGACGCGCGGCAGGAGCTGACCGTCGTCCGCAACGTCGTGGCGCGGCTCGGCGACGACGACACCGTCGCGCTGGCGCTGGGGCGGCGGTACCACGTGACGACGTTCGGGATCTTCGGGTTCGCGTGCATCAGCAGCCCGACGCTCCGGGACGCGATGGCGTTCGCGCTGCGCTATCTCGATCTCAGCTTCACCTTCTGTATTCCGCACATCGCCATCGACGGCGAGAAGATCTCGTTGACGCTCAACGACGACCGCGTGCCCGCCGACGTCGCGCGGTTTCTCTCGCTGCGGGATCTCGCGGCCATTCACACCGTCATGCGCGACCTGCTGCCGAGCGTGAAACTGCGGACTCTCCTGTGGCGGCACGGCGGACCGAGCGCCATTGAGTCCTATGTGGACGTTTTCGGGGTCGAGCCGGGATTCGGCGCTGACGCCACTGTGGCCACTTTGGACCTGGCCTATCTCGATCACCCGCTGCCGCAGGCCAACGCGCACACGGTCGCGATCTGCGCTGCGCAGTGCCGCGAACTCGTCGCGCGCAAGCGGGAGCGGTCCGGGATCTCGCAGGACGTGCGGGAACGGCTGATCGAGGTCGGCGGCGCGGACGCGGGCATGGACCTCGTCGCGCGCGACCTGAACCTGAGCGCGCGGACGCTGCGGCGCAGGCTGACCGAGGCCGGGACCAGCTACCGGGCGCTGGTCGACGAGGTGCGCCAGGCGCTGGCCGAGGAGATGCTCGGCACCGGCGCGCTCAGCGTCGAGGACGTCGCGATCCGGCTCGGCTACGCGGAAGCGTCGAGCTTCATCTACGCGTTCAAGCGCTGGAAGGGCGTCACTCCGGCCGCGTACGTGCGTCGAGGACGGCCGGGTAGGTGA
- a CDS encoding TetR/AcrR family transcriptional regulator, translating to MTTTPGSPARRGRPGYDLESLLQVAVRLFNERGYDGTSMEDLSRKLGITKSAIYHHVPSKQELLRLAVDRALGGLFAVAQDTEAIEGRAIDRLEHLVRGSVLVLVEQLPFVTLLLRVRGNTKVERAALARRREFDRIVTELVKQAETEGDVRPDIDPAVTSRLLFGMVNSLTEWYRPRRGSTPAELADAVSKIAFDGLRLPSQPASA from the coding sequence ATGACGACCACTCCCGGATCACCGGCCAGGCGCGGCAGGCCGGGCTACGACCTCGAATCACTGCTCCAGGTGGCCGTCAGGCTGTTCAACGAGCGCGGGTACGACGGCACCAGCATGGAGGACCTCTCCCGCAAGCTCGGCATCACGAAATCCGCCATCTACCACCACGTGCCCAGCAAGCAGGAGCTGCTGCGACTCGCGGTGGACCGCGCGCTCGGCGGGCTCTTCGCGGTCGCGCAGGACACCGAGGCCATCGAAGGCAGGGCCATCGACCGGCTGGAACACCTGGTCCGCGGCAGTGTGCTGGTGCTCGTGGAGCAGCTGCCGTTCGTGACGCTGCTGCTGCGCGTGCGCGGCAACACCAAGGTCGAGCGGGCCGCGCTCGCCAGGCGGCGTGAGTTCGACCGGATCGTCACCGAGCTGGTCAAGCAGGCCGAGACCGAGGGCGACGTGCGGCCGGACATCGACCCGGCGGTGACCAGCAGGCTCCTGTTCGGCATGGTCAACTCGCTCACCGAGTGGTACCGGCCGCGCCGTGGCTCGACGCCCGCCGAGCTGGCCGACGCGGTCAGCAAGATCGCGTTCGACGGCCTGCGCCTGCCGTCTCAGCCCGCGTCGGCCTGA
- a CDS encoding TetR/AcrR family transcriptional regulator produces the protein MSTVTRRRRLEPEARRAEILAAAHKLFEAGTYASVSTSDIAKAAGVARPLINHYFGGKRELYLEVLRQMMVVPAPVTESLPRTTMEHRLEISVDRWLDVVERNKRTWLTAIGPEAIGHDPDIERIMLEADEIAADHVLEAALMHELTEGREQLRAMIRSYGSMLRAASREWLIRGTLDRETLRTFLLSSILHLLKVTYPAVLDARTRPE, from the coding sequence ATGAGCACGGTGACGAGACGGCGCAGGCTGGAGCCGGAAGCACGGCGGGCCGAGATCCTCGCCGCCGCACACAAGCTGTTCGAGGCAGGCACCTACGCGTCCGTGTCCACTTCGGACATCGCGAAGGCGGCTGGCGTGGCGCGCCCGCTGATCAACCACTACTTCGGCGGCAAGCGGGAGCTGTACCTTGAGGTGCTCCGGCAGATGATGGTGGTGCCTGCGCCGGTCACCGAAAGCCTGCCGAGGACCACCATGGAGCACCGGCTGGAGATCAGCGTCGACCGCTGGCTCGACGTGGTCGAGCGCAACAAGCGCACCTGGCTGACCGCGATCGGCCCCGAGGCGATCGGCCACGACCCCGACATCGAGCGGATCATGCTGGAGGCCGACGAGATCGCCGCCGACCACGTGCTCGAAGCCGCGCTGATGCACGAGCTCACCGAGGGCCGTGAGCAGCTCCGCGCGATGATCCGGTCCTACGGCAGCATGCTGCGCGCGGCGTCGCGCGAATGGCTGATCCGCGGCACGCTGGACCGCGAGACGCTGCGGACGTTCCTGCTCAGCTCGATCCTGCACCTGCTCAAGGTCACCTACCCGGCCGTCCTCGACGCACGTACGCGGCCGGAGTGA